The genomic segment GAATGGAAATTTCGATCACTTCCTATGTTATTAGTTATATACCACTATCCAGCCTGCATCATTAATTTCCATACAGCCCTTTGCATATAGGGAGTAAGCATATGGGTAAAGGAACCCTGCAAGGAAGTAGACTGCCTTTCAAACTGAGACAAGACGTGCACCTCAGATCTTGTTTCTGCACTGCACTGATACaaccactgaaatgcagccaggctggtcttGGCATAACAGTTTGCCAGCAGCTGTCCAGTCTTCTAATTTTCAGACACCCATTTTATATAGTTCTCTTGTCCAGACTTCGCACCAATGGCTTCACCTTGCCAGAAAGGCTGACAGTGTTCCTACCTTTACGTCCTTCCACAGAaaggtgtcgtggtttaggctgggctggccactaaacgaaCAAAAGGGCAAACGTTGCTGTGAAGAATTTGCTCGTGGGAGGAAGAAGGCATCCTAAAACTGTGACTTCGCTCCAATGTAAACGAGCTTAACCTATTTATGTTTTAAGTgagaaaaaacaccaaataacCGCTTATCTGGTCTTTCTTCCTATCCAGGTATCTATGTTGTACACATCGTCTTCCTTTCCATGCATTCCAGTTTAACTTGAAAGCAGGTGTCTTGCTACAGCTGGTACAGCCTTCCAGATCGGAGAATCCATTTCCAAGCGGGTTTCTCCTTCCATAGCTATATCCTGAAATCCtttcactggatttttttccagtgaaacctggaaaaaaatgtgctgtatCTAGAAGAGCATCAACCTTCTACTTTATGCACATCTGGTAAGATACAGAGTAAGAAGCACAGCCTTCTGTCCAGGGATTTCCGTGATCAAGAACCCTTGTTATTTTCCAAACAAGAAAACATAAGAgaacatttatttgaaaatgaagaaaaaagcgTCTCAGCAAAAATGCTCAATTTTCAACGGCCTTTAACAAAAGGAGCTGCAATGTCTGAATTTTGACCACACCTCAGAAATAAATTCAGAACAACGATGCAGTACGTAAGTTGATTCATGACATTTTTGGACAGAGGGGAGATGTATCATAAAGGTCACTAAAaccacatttgaaaaataaatgcatggaaAGCCTTTTGAAAGCCTTAataaagggaaaggagaggaaaacacagaaagataaaatatagGAAGATGACTCAGAAACTTCTAACAAAGCACCAGATCTGACACCAATACTCACTATGGTCAGTGACAAGTAATTTAACCTCACATGTAAAATGAGGGTAGTAGCAACCTCTTGGGGCACTGGGAGACTTAATTAGTTGCTATTCGTAGATtaaacagaaaatctgaaggtgaaagcactaaatgctaagtattattaGCTTCTGAAGTATTAATTTCTGTAATTGGGCAACCCCAGCATTACAAAAAAGTGGATCAGTGTCaattttttgaaataaatctaTTCTTATGGTTCTATCATGTCAAAAAGCTACCCAAACaaggaattttgcttttaaaaagtaataactgGTAACACACCTATGTAATACACAATGCAACCTGTCATCTTCAATTCAGAGCTTCTGACTCCTACCCAAATTTACATTCCACATTCCTTAACAGGAAACATCATGTCATCTTAACCAAACAGCTCTGTGAGCTGCAAGCTCCCAGAGCTCTCTGTGACACTGGCACTGCTACGCGTTCCCGCTGCACTCCCTAAGAAAAGCTCACAAGCATCGATTCATTAACACTGGATATGTTCGTTTGTGTGGCTGAACTCTTCCTTACGCTGCCTGATCCCTCTGTGGCCAGTGCTGGACTTCCCAAGCCAGCTGTGCCAGTGGGTTTTGAGCTGGTTTCTCTGCTGGTCCAAGGCAGGGAAAAATGACCCTTGTAGAAGTTCCaaaccaacaagaaaaagaaaaaaagtgcaaaccCAGCCCCGAAGAGTTTTAAAACAAGCTTCTCTCTGTGGCTGTCCACAGATTTCTGGTTTGCTGCCTTGTTCATCGACGAAGGTGGTTCTGAAGACCGAAACCCCTCAGCTCCCGCTTCAGTGCGCTTATTTGCTGTGACAATAACATTTGCTTCCTCCATCTTTTCTTGGGCATAAAGGACATAGCGGGCCACAGCGATAAGGAATTCCTTCCCTTTGGATTTCTCTACCGAGATACAATCATAGAATCCAGCCTCATCCATTGTCGCATTAAATATTGCTATTCCTCCATCATAGAGGAGATATTTAGAGTCCTCGGCCCGAAGTCTGCTCCCATTAAACTTCCACACTACACTTGCCAGATTCGACAGAGGAACACATTTAAGATGAACGTTGTTTCCAAGGGTAAAGAGACATTTTCTTACGCTATTTTCTGAAATtaggaagataattttttttaagtaagaacaCTGGGGATTTAGTTTAATTTACAACACCAAATAcatattcaaataaatataaaatttaattcaCCAGTCTTGACAATGGGTAACGAACAGGTAAGGAGTAAAGACAAAGAAATCCCATTACTAACAGGTCTGGCTCTGTGTCAATGACAACTTGCTGGCCTTATTCCCACTGATGTGTAACAAAATGAAGACGGCAGTAGAAGTTTAAGATTTCCAGATTTTAATCTGGTTTTGCCTCACCTCTATACACAGCCGTGCATAAATAAATTCACCTTCATATGCCTTAACTTCTATATTGGTTAATGACATCCCTTCACAGAAACGCTTTGATGTTTAGATTTGCCTGCACAATGCTTCTATCAGCTGTGTAAAAGTTCCCCACCTGTCCCACTGATCGCCGTATTATCATTTGTCATGCGGGCTAAAATATACAAGACTAAAGACAACTCTGACTTAAGGTAGGTAAGAGATACATCTTGTGTCACAAAGCAATGTATCTTGCAAGTCATTACAAAGTCACTGCATAAAAATACCAGATCACACACACCTGCAATTCTACattaaaagtaattaatttccCAATCCGACTAAACATAacggaaataattttaaatggctgATAACAAACAGCCTTCTTTCTAAGTGTACTCTTGAATAGCATGCCATGTATCTGCACCCTAAAGCAGTGACAGAATTAAGAGGACAACTGATGTGTCGTGTGATTTCCGCAAAGCAGGTGTGTGAGGGACACCAATAACTTAAAACGGGACACATTTATCCTTCCCTCGAGAGTAAGACTTTCAGTCTGAACTGAAGTATTCTGGCATTTAGATTGAGAGGGTTAAGAGCATTAGGCAGTACCAGCTCAGTGTGGTTTTTCTGGGGGTCTTAGTTCAAAAGTAATCATCAACATGATTTTAATTCTGTGGTTTTCTATAATGCAAGAACTCCAGTGAGCACAAAGCATTTTCATTGCTAAAATAGTCTTTCTTAAAACAGACATTCACATACCTACATGATGGCACCTGGACGCATCCCCATATTTCACACTTTGAATTAaattcctggggggaaaaaaaagaaaaaaaacaaacccagaaaacaaacagatgaaaatacaGACAAGAAGTGTTCCAGCTTGTATCGTTCCATTTCTAGGAACCATCCCAGTTTTGTGTTCCAGATACTGAAGTGCACAGATAAAGCAATCTCACATCAGGTGTGCAGCTAAGGCAATAGCTTTTTACTTACTCTGTACGGCCAGTTTGCTTTGCCAGCAGAACGCATTCATTAGCAGCCTGAGCCCACGCGCAGTAAGGGTCTCTGGCCAAGACGCAATCCAAGCAGTACTTGTACCGGTGGCACTCTGAAACTGGCAGCTGCACCACTTGAGACAGGGACCCTGCATACAGCATTCCCTAGAAAtgcaggagggatttttttttcaatagtgaGTGAGATTTTAAGCTGTTATTTTCTAATACGGATTGTGagattttctgttatttattaaaaatatcagtaaaCCACAAATCTTGTAAGAATAGATGGTGATATGAATGGGAAAAACCCCTAGCTTTCCATAACATGTAAAATGACAGAGTTCCTTCCCTAATTTTTTAATGAACATCAAGGCttgcttcagttttattttgacaCACACAAattcttctacagaaaaaaaaaaagtgttgtgcTTCTGTTACTAATGACTATATGATAGAAGCAGAATTATGAGACATTTACAGGCTATTTAAAAGCCAGAACATCCCAGAAGGAAAAGGCCTGAGACAAGCTATTACAGCAGTCACGTTCTGTATGTAGAGAAGTTGTACCTTCTCAGAAGACAGCTGGAGAGACCGTACAGGCGCAGGAGACAGAAACAGTTGTAGCTCTTCCACAATGAACATTTCCCCATCACAACTGAAAGCTTTATGCAAATATCCGTCATctacataaaatgaaatgtatttctaAAGATAAACTTGTTTAAACATAGCATAACATTTTAGCTCAAGTTGAAATTAGAGATTTAGAAGACATTGCTGGGCACagggaattttttaaattcttcaaagcaattcttattttttctttcaataagagagaagcagtgatttttttcaggggaaaaaagacctCAAACAATCCCTGAATTTGCAAATATTATTATGTCACATCTCCTTTGATATGGAAAGTTTATAAAGAGAGCCTTTTAATGTCCAACAAGCCAAACACATTTAATCTAACTGGGATGAAAATATTAAACTAGCAAGACAGCTTCTGAATGCAAAACTTCAAACAGAGCTGATGAACACTTTTACTTTTTTGAagtctcagaaaaaaattctggaacaaaatacataaaaatgtatagtaagttttactaaaataaaagcaCTTACCTGTTCCTAGAAACATAACATCGTATGTTTGTTTATCTAGGCCAGTGACTCTGTCTACTACAATCCTGGTATAGTTTGAACCTCTCTTCAGCAGCACTGGTCTATTACCGATTGGATTTACAGAATTATCCATTAGAGGGTGATCTCTAACAAACTGCAAAACTTTGTCAGGCAAGTCAGAAGAAGTATTATACCCAATACTCCGTGCAAAATTATCAATGcactaaaaccaaaacataacGAAAATTATTACAGTTGCTTTTACATTTCACCAAGGTATATAAAAAAGGTGTATTTCTTTCTAAACATTCAGTTATTTCTGCTTATCTTCAGAACATAAGTATCATTATTTTCCTCACACTTTATGAAATAGCTAATAATCCCACATCTCTTGTGGAGCAGAACTGTAAGCAAGGCAACTTTTCTAGGAACCTTAGTATGAGAAAGCAGGTATGTTTGCTGATCATAAACACTCCTTTTGTATCAGTAAAACATGAGCTAATGATTTGCTACCAAGAGAGataatctgttctttaaatagaACAAGGAAATTCATATTTACAGCACCAGGACGTGGAACTGGCACTTCTCCCCTGTATACCACCCATTTAACAGGGGAATGTTGTACAGTTACTGGTCCTTTGTAGTTTCCTTTGGAGAAGACTTCCTGAATGTTTTTCATACTGTATGCACAAACAGCTGATACGTCTATTCTTCCccttagaagaaaaaacaacacacaaaataaaagcaagttttacTGGCTTTTACAtagaaagaaatactgtaaaataaccCAATCTGCACAGCACACACTGCCGTATCTTTTTCAAGACTAGTCAAAACATACCTAATGCCAAAAATACTCTGTTGCAATTTTCATGATTCActaagaaaagaattaaagacaTTCATAAAAGATGgtattaaatatgtttttgttaaaaatcaaGTAACCACCCTCAAATAAATTGAAACCGGTTAGAGAATGAGGACCTTCTGACAACCTTTCTTGTGAACAGACAGATGAGCCCAAATATTATGGTAATCAACGTTTTGACAGGATTCTCCTCCCTTTGGCTCCACACTTCTGACACCGACCACTAATTCTTCTTCTAATCCTTTTAACTTACCTTTATtgaaaaacccaacactttttcTCTTTGCCTCCCATTATAGCGCTTTTCAAATTGACGACTGAAAACTTAGGTAGACTTTTAGGAGTGTCTGGACCAGACACTGCTGTGATTTGAGTTCTACCAGTGAATACCAAGTCTAAGTCTCTTTGACGCACCCAAAAGAATAAATGTTCTACAAATTCTTAGGACACACTGAACCCAACCTGCCATACCCAGGAATAAATCTCACATAAGCTCCAGTGGGTATAAACTGACAGGTAAAGAGGTGGCAGCAGGTTAAGCTGGACAGTGCTGACTGTGCTGCATTCCAGTAATTCTGATGCTTTTATAAAACATGCGAATTACCTACTCACGGCTACTTTGTCATTGCTATTTTTTGACAAGTAAAGTTTTGATAcactttgtcttgtttttcttcattagtcAGAGCATTAAGAAAAAGCTGGTTAACCCTAAAACTTGAAAGGTATTGGgagttctgttttcatttgcacaGAACATTACATTAGACAAACAGGCCATGACAGATACTTCTTTTGGAACAGCAGAATAATTCTGCACCTTGAAATGTCAGCTATTTCCTTTAGTGCTATAAAGACCAGAAGAATCCAGGGCTTTGTGTATGTAATTATGTGATTTTATATGTAATTAGTTTTAATTGCCCCACCATCTGACTAGAGAAAACATAACTCTACAAACTTGGCTTAGGAGACGCTTTTGGTTAGTCTTTAATTGAAGGATTTGGCCCAGGAACCAAAAACGTTTCGTTTCAGATGATAATGTTTGCTCAGTTGGATCaagctgtaagaaaaacaaatgtcGTCCATTAAAACATGCAGCGTAAGTAGCTGGTGGCTCCTTGTTCTGAGTTAAAGCCAAAAGGCTGTACTAAGGCTATTAATACTGAAGTGAGAACCCTTACTCAGTTCATTACAAAGTTTAGTAGCATACGTAGCCCTCTATCTCACCATTGTTGGGAAAAAATTCCATAAAATATGCTGTCCTGCCACTTTTTTCTCCTAAGTAAAAAGATGTCCTGGACAATATTGAAATGGAAGTTTAATTCTGGAATGGAACAGGAAAGGCGGGATTTTAAGAATGACGTCCATCTTCTCTGCAATACGCGTTTTCCACCAAGATCACCCTGAACGAAGGAATAACATCAACACTGTAGAATGCATAAAGAAACAGATGTAATTTTCATCTAATAGTGTTGCTGTGGGGAAAAATGTAGTTGGCCTTTCAATACAAATCTCAGttcaaaggcaaagaaaaaaggtttaaatgTCAAATGCAACCAGAACAGCTGGTTCTGTTCCAGCAGGAAAGAGACGAAGCTAGTTCAGAAATAAATTGTGTGTGATACAATTTTGTTTGATTAGCCAGTGTAGATACCATTGTTAATCACTTGAAACTTCACCTGAAATACACTAAACAAGATCCTTATACTACAAATACTAACTCTGCAGATCCGGGCAATTCTGGACACCAGAAGCTTGTCATAGAATTCAAATTCAACAGCTGTTTCAGTGAAGAACACATAAATTTTATCATCATCTCCATTTGGATTAGATTCACTTTCATGCACTATTTCCATGTTGACAAAGCTTGGTTCTGAAACacataaatacaaaaaacattttaagttaattccaagaaaaacacaaatgccaggtattattttaaaatgaagtctaATAGAGCTTTTCTGCGGACtattggaaaaggaaaaggctgaaaagTATTTATGAATGTATCAAACATTAAGAGAAGGAACCATGCTTTcataaatggaaagcaaaaatgcTCATCTCATCTAGTGTAGTCCATAGTCACTAATTTCTTCTAAATTCTGTCCTTAGTTGAAATGCTCACACTACAAAATCAATACATAACATACTATTGCACTCTAGAGAGAATTCATACACCAAATTAAAGTTCAAGAGACtaaaatatacaaaacaaaaCTTGTTACCATTTAGCCATGATGTTTTAAACTCTGTTCTTACAGGATTTCTCATACTGCGAAGTATTATAGGTTCTGTTCCCAAGAAATTATTTGAAGTAGCCGAATAAAATTCCCCATCTGTAAAGatttggaagaaaggaaagagtataaagtacttatttttaaaatgcaaagacatATCACAAAGAACAAATTGGGGTTTCCATGCAAAAATATAGAATTAGGGTAACGGTATCCAGTAACTTAGTTTAGGTGACAAAAACCATTTCAGGCTGCATGTCATACATACCTACAAAAACAGATGCATATTTTAGAGTTGGTTCAAATGGACACTTCCCTCTGCTCTCTTCAGCTCTTCCTTGCAAGCTTATGTTCGTCCCATGGATAACCTATGGCAAACAATCACTTAAATaggatgaaaaaaataacattcgATAAGTAGTTTTCAGGTCTTTCATACTTTTATAAAAGAATTAAGACAGTTTCTAATTTTCAACACGAGTATTATGAGAAGGGTGTTTAAAAATCTGCCACACTACTCAAAAATCTTCAGTAAAACCTGTATTCAAACATCATTACCATATGATCACAAGTTGGGTGATAGGCGTTAGTTCCACAGACATATAAGTTAGAGTTATTTATCTTATGGAGGAAGAGGATGTAGTTCTGGCATCTTatctaaaatagaaaataataaaaaatttttaCATAGTGTAATGGATTGCATCTGAAAATTTCCTGATGTCTTAGCAGCAAGCAATCAGATTTAAAtgaacttgcttttattttgtttattaaaaagaagCTTGATACTGTAgccattttaattttagttaataACTTAGAGGGGGGAAACGGAAGTTCCTACCTCTTCCTTTCCTCTATGAATACATTCCAGTTGTCTTTCCCGTGTAGCAAACCAATATTCCTAAAAGCCAAAAATACCTGTAAGGTGGTATGCTGCAactttttttcacaaaattatgtattaaaaaaatcccgAAATAATCATAATTTGGGTAAATAAGCAGTTTTCTGTGTATCTCTATGTATAAGGCATAATAAATAACCTGGAGAGAGGTACTGCTTTGGTTAAAAGATTATGCGATAAAGATTCAAGCCTTGAAATAGTAAtacttttatatatttaaaatcagaatattaggttcaaattaagaaaatcagaggcaaagtatttttttttgtttttaagaatgtatggggaaagaaaagaaaagtctttCATTTACCCTGGCTATTTCTCTAGAAATATTATTCAAGTCAAGAGCAAATACTGCATCTCTGCCTCCAACAAATAACATATCCGTTTCTTCATTCACAAGGAGAGTGGAAACATTGGATAGTCCTTCCTTCATAAAAGTGTTTATCTTTCCAGCTGTAAAACATAGAAGataagttcttttaaaaatatttatcactaGAGTCACAGTGTTATGCAATAAAAATTCTATATTGAAAACAAATTGTAACAGAACAAAAGAGCTTACAGATCATTGTCTAAATAATATGGAAGTATTTAGCTACATGCATGGATATTCTTTTCCCAATTTcttacaggaaaataaacaacGCTATTATTATTCCCTGTAAGCCAGAACCTCCAGCTACAACAATTACTGTTCAGGCATTCCTCACTGTCATTTGGACGAGTGCACCCGCAACACTCGAGGTGAAACAGTCCATAGCATTCTTTCGATGCCTCATAAAAAATAAACTCCTAACACTGTGCTATGTTTCTTTCTGCTTGGGAAATTACTATTTTTCACTTACTTTggtattttactgtttttctgggAATGCAGTTCGCAAcagatgcttttgtttcttgcatTAATTGCAAAACAAGATAAACAACAACAGCAGTGCTACCCATTTTCAGAGATTCAACTAGAAATAAGTTTTTTCCGGTTTTTATTCCTTGTCGTTAAATAATTACAGGCAGCAGTTTCTTCATGATTCCTGAAAACATCCTACAGAAGCCCTCCAAAGTAAGTATCTGTagtattcaaatattttctgaaacttGTCAAAACCTCTTAGTTTTCCACTCGGATAACTACTTCCAGACGTcctaaaattaaaagcagtttaaGTTCACTGTAATATTTGGTTACCTTCATTTTTACAAGAGATAGACAGCCATGCCCTTTTACAAGATTTTGTAGCTATTACCTGTATTTATACTAATCAGAATTAGCCACCACTCTGACGGCAATTCCAAGCTATTACCAGCAAACCAAGATTCGCGCCAAGTCTGTGATTCTCATTCGCAAGCTGcggtttttcagtttttctgcagaGAACGTA from the Rissa tridactyla isolate bRisTri1 chromosome 22, bRisTri1.patW.cur.20221130, whole genome shotgun sequence genome contains:
- the LOC128900796 gene encoding semaphorin-4E-like — encoded protein: MLFVGGRDAVFALDLNNISREIAREYWFATRERQLECIHRGKEEIRCQNYILFLHKINNSNLYVCGTNAYHPTCDHMVIHGTNISLQGRAEESRGKCPFEPTLKYASVFVDGEFYSATSNNFLGTEPIILRSMRNPVRTEFKTSWLNEPSFVNMEIVHESESNPNGDDDKIYVFFTETAVEFEFYDKLLVSRIARICRGDLGGKRVLQRRWTSFLKSRLSCSIPELNFHFNIVQDIFLLRRKKWQDSIFYGIFSQQWGRIDVSAVCAYSMKNIQEVFSKGNYKGPVTVQHSPVKWVVYRGEVPVPRPGACIDNFARSIGYNTSSDLPDKVLQFVRDHPLMDNSVNPIGNRPVLLKRGSNYTRIVVDRVTGLDKQTYDVMFLGTDDGYLHKAFSCDGEMFIVEELQLFLSPAPVRSLQLSSEKGMLYAGSLSQVVQLPVSECHRYKYCLDCVLARDPYCAWAQAANECVLLAKQTGRTENLIQSVKYGDASRCHHVENSVRKCLFTLGNNVHLKCVPLSNLASVVWKFNGSRLRAEDSKYLLYDGGIAIFNATMDEAGFYDCISVEKSKGKEFLIAVARYVLYAQEKMEEANVIVTANKRTEAGAEGFRSSEPPSSMNKAANQKSVDSHREKLVLKLFGAGFALFFFFLLVWNFYKGHFSLPWTSRETSSKPTGTAGLGSPALATEGSGSVRKSSATQTNISSVNESMLVSFS